One segment of Phaeacidiphilus oryzae TH49 DNA contains the following:
- a CDS encoding NAD(P)-dependent oxidoreductase, translated as MVGQSAEAPAVSVLGTGIMGAGMARSLLREGFPVHVWNRSRQRALPLADAGAVVAEDPAEAVRGSRIVITMLTDQAAVREVIEAAAGGLNGNQVWLQCSTVGTEAVAGLAALAREHEIQFVDAPVLGTRQPAEQGKLTVFAAGPKAVRSGVDRVLDAIGQRTLWVAENAESGAAQALKLVANTYVLSLVSGVAEALSLADGLGVDGRSFLEAMAGGPLDNPYLRTKAEAILSGDYTPSFSVSVAGKDARLIVEAGERAGVRMDLLSAAAQRFRRAELQGHGGEDMAATYFAGFDKES; from the coding sequence ATGGTCGGTCAGTCCGCAGAAGCCCCCGCGGTCTCCGTACTCGGCACCGGGATCATGGGAGCCGGGATGGCGCGCAGCCTGCTCCGCGAGGGCTTCCCGGTGCACGTGTGGAACCGCAGCCGGCAGCGCGCCCTGCCGCTCGCCGACGCCGGCGCCGTGGTCGCCGAGGACCCGGCCGAGGCGGTACGCGGCAGCCGCATCGTGATCACCATGCTCACCGACCAGGCCGCGGTCCGCGAGGTGATCGAGGCCGCCGCGGGCGGCCTGAACGGCAACCAGGTCTGGCTCCAGTGCAGCACCGTGGGCACCGAGGCGGTGGCCGGACTGGCCGCGCTCGCCCGCGAGCACGAGATCCAGTTCGTCGACGCGCCCGTCCTCGGCACCCGGCAGCCCGCCGAGCAGGGCAAGCTGACCGTCTTCGCGGCCGGGCCGAAGGCCGTCCGCAGCGGCGTGGACCGGGTGCTGGACGCCATCGGCCAGCGCACCCTGTGGGTGGCCGAGAACGCCGAGTCCGGCGCCGCCCAGGCGCTCAAGCTGGTCGCCAACACCTATGTGCTGAGCCTGGTCAGCGGCGTCGCCGAGGCGCTCAGCCTGGCCGACGGGCTGGGCGTGGACGGGCGCTCGTTCCTGGAGGCGATGGCAGGCGGCCCGCTGGACAACCCCTATCTGCGGACCAAGGCCGAGGCCATCCTCAGCGGCGACTACACCCCCAGCTTCTCGGTCTCGGTGGCCGGCAAGGACGCCCGGCTGATCGTCGAGGCGGGGGAGCGCGCGGGCGTGCGGATGGACCTGCTGAGCGCCGCCGCGCAACGGTTCCGCCGGGCCGAGCTCCAGGGCCACGGCGGCGAGGACATGGCCGCCACCTACTTCGCCGGCTTCGACAAGGAGTCCTGA
- a CDS encoding AurF N-oxygenase family protein — protein sequence MPTLEIDQLLNREQVAERLLDASDKHSFDPDVEVAWDALEDGKWCIPEKLVSLYGTPMWEAMPLEQRLDLSRHEAASTASIGIWFEIILMQLLTRHMYDLDYLSDHVRYALTEIADECRHSKMFARMIRRLDCPLYRPDALVRFLGRFIKTYATTPGAFTATLLCEEILDRMQRQIFPDESVQPMVRDVTRIHVVEESRHIRYAREELARQMRVCGPVERRWTRFSSGVAAVVVAESIISPEVYANVGLDREEALRQARASAHRGETLRWSAEKLTSFLQETGVIAGPIATGLWRRARLL from the coding sequence ATGCCCACGCTCGAAATCGACCAGCTGCTGAACCGCGAGCAGGTCGCCGAGCGTCTGCTCGACGCCTCGGACAAGCACTCGTTCGACCCGGACGTCGAAGTCGCCTGGGACGCCCTGGAAGACGGCAAGTGGTGCATACCCGAGAAGCTCGTCTCCCTCTACGGCACCCCGATGTGGGAGGCGATGCCGCTGGAGCAGCGGCTCGACCTCTCCCGGCACGAGGCCGCCTCCACCGCCTCGATCGGCATCTGGTTCGAGATCATCCTGATGCAGCTGCTCACCCGGCACATGTACGACCTGGACTACCTCAGCGACCACGTCCGCTACGCGCTGACCGAGATCGCCGACGAGTGCCGGCACTCCAAGATGTTCGCCCGGATGATCCGCCGCCTGGACTGCCCGCTCTACCGGCCGGACGCGCTGGTCCGCTTCCTCGGCCGGTTCATCAAGACCTACGCCACCACCCCCGGGGCCTTCACCGCGACGCTGCTCTGCGAGGAGATCCTGGACCGGATGCAGCGGCAGATCTTCCCGGACGAGTCGGTGCAGCCGATGGTCCGCGACGTCACCCGGATCCATGTGGTCGAGGAGTCCCGGCACATCCGCTACGCCCGCGAGGAGCTGGCCCGGCAGATGCGGGTCTGCGGCCCGGTCGAGCGCCGGTGGACCCGGTTCTCCAGCGGGGTCGCCGCAGTGGTGGTGGCCGAGAGCATCATCTCCCCCGAGGTCTACGCCAACGTCGGCCTGGACCGGGAGGAGGCCCTGCGGCAGGCGAGGGCGAGCGCCCATCGGGGCGAGACCCTGCGCTGGTCCGCGGAGAAGCTCACCTCGTTCCTCCAGGAGACCGGCGTGATCGCCGGGCCCATCGCGACCGGGCTCTGGCGGCGCGCCCGGCTGCTGTGA
- a CDS encoding TetR/AcrR family transcriptional regulator has translation MEADAAVEDAPTPSAGAPGSPGGGAARPRRAAYRRLSVEERRGELIRAALELFSRHAPEEVSLDDVAVAADASRPLVYRYFPGGKQQLYEEALGSAAEGLAARFVEPRDGPRTRRLGHVLERYFAFVDEHAAGYAALLRGGSVAETERTDAIVDGVRRAAHQRIIEHLTDEPAGPRLRVLVRSWVSVVETAALSWLDEGREIPVTEQVELLVDQFVAMFAAAAVHDPQCARLLRRVVADEGFSGPGARLAERLGELLAAED, from the coding sequence ATGGAAGCGGACGCTGCGGTCGAGGACGCCCCCACCCCCTCCGCCGGTGCCCCCGGCTCGCCGGGCGGCGGGGCGGCCCGCCCGCGCCGGGCGGCCTACCGGAGGCTGAGCGTGGAGGAGCGCCGGGGCGAGCTGATCCGGGCCGCCCTCGAACTCTTCAGCCGGCACGCCCCGGAGGAGGTCTCGCTGGACGACGTGGCCGTCGCCGCCGACGCCTCCCGGCCCCTCGTCTACCGCTACTTCCCTGGCGGCAAGCAGCAGTTGTACGAGGAGGCGCTGGGCTCGGCGGCGGAGGGCCTGGCGGCCAGGTTCGTCGAACCCCGGGACGGCCCGAGGACCAGGCGGCTCGGGCACGTCCTGGAGCGGTACTTCGCCTTCGTCGACGAGCACGCGGCCGGCTACGCGGCCCTGCTGCGCGGCGGCTCGGTGGCCGAGACCGAGCGGACCGACGCCATCGTGGACGGCGTGCGGCGGGCCGCCCACCAGCGGATCATCGAGCATCTGACGGACGAGCCGGCCGGTCCGCGGCTGCGCGTGCTGGTCCGCTCCTGGGTCTCGGTGGTGGAGACGGCCGCGCTCAGCTGGCTGGACGAGGGGCGGGAGATACCCGTCACGGAGCAGGTGGAGCTGCTGGTGGACCAGTTCGTGGCGATGTTCGCGGCGGCCGCCGTCCACGATCCGCAGTGCGCCCGCCTGCTGCGCCGGGTGGTCGCGGACGAGGGCTTCAGCGGACCGGGCGCCCGGCTCGCGGAACGCCTGGGAGAGCTGCTCGCGGCAGAGGACTGA
- a CDS encoding amidohydrolase family protein, translated as MVIDAHHHFWDPGTRRHAWLDGAAMAPLRRPYGVAELRDEAERSGVDGTVLVQVLNAAEETAEFLATAEASELVRGVVGWVDLRAPDVADRLDRMRELPGGELLVGVRHLVQDEPDPEWLLRADVRRGLRAVGAAGLVVDLVVRRPQWDAAARTVRGLDEVPFVLDHLGKPRIAEYGGDSPAGLDREWADWLTGLAATGNLVAAKLSGLVTEASWQDWTLDGLRPYADAALESFGPDRLMFGSDWPVCRLAAPYVEVAEAAGALTAGLSTAEREAVFGGTARRVYGV; from the coding sequence ATGGTGATCGATGCACATCATCACTTCTGGGACCCGGGCACCCGGCGTCACGCATGGCTGGACGGCGCCGCCATGGCGCCGCTTCGGCGGCCGTACGGAGTTGCGGAGCTGCGGGACGAGGCCGAGCGCTCCGGGGTGGACGGCACCGTGCTGGTCCAGGTGCTGAACGCGGCCGAGGAGACGGCGGAGTTCCTGGCCACGGCCGAGGCCAGCGAGCTGGTCCGCGGAGTCGTCGGATGGGTCGATCTCCGTGCCCCGGACGTGGCCGACCGGCTGGACCGGATGCGCGAACTCCCCGGCGGCGAGCTGCTGGTGGGCGTCCGCCACCTGGTGCAGGACGAGCCGGACCCGGAGTGGCTGCTGCGGGCGGACGTCCGCCGGGGGCTGCGCGCGGTGGGCGCGGCCGGGCTGGTCGTGGACCTGGTGGTGCGGCGGCCGCAGTGGGACGCGGCGGCGCGGACCGTGCGCGGGCTGGACGAGGTGCCGTTCGTCCTGGACCACCTGGGGAAGCCGCGGATCGCCGAGTACGGCGGGGACTCCCCGGCCGGGCTCGACCGGGAGTGGGCCGACTGGCTGACCGGGCTGGCCGCGACCGGGAACCTGGTCGCGGCGAAGCTGTCCGGCCTGGTCACGGAGGCGTCCTGGCAGGACTGGACGCTGGACGGGCTGCGGCCGTACGCGGACGCGGCCCTGGAGTCCTTCGGTCCGGACCGGCTGATGTTCGGCTCGGACTGGCCGGTCTGCCGGCTGGCCGCCCCGTACGTCGAGGTGGCCGAGGCGGCGGGCGCGTTGACCGCCGGGCTGTCGACGGCCGAGCGGGAGGCCGTGTTCGGCGGGACGGCCCGGCGGGTCTACGGGGTGTAG
- a CDS encoding aldo/keto reductase gives MAVRPLPFRLPPFGLGTAPLGNLYAEVPEAEAEAAVAAALEAGWTYLDTAPHYGLGLAEERLGRALAASGLPRDRYVLSTKVGRLLEPADPGEELEPQGFAAVPRRRRRLDYSADGVRRSLDESLARLGVDRVDIVYVHDPDTPEQQRQVRAEAYPALARLREEGVVGAVGVGMNFTEPLAGFVRDLDLDLILLAGRHTLLDRSALREGLLELCAERGTGVVVGGAFNSGLLADPRPGATFDYQPADGELVEEARRLARACEAHGVPLPAAALAYPAGHPAVVSVLVGCRTAAEVAANAGHAATPIPAGLRRELGFYTP, from the coding sequence ATGGCCGTCCGCCCGCTCCCCTTCCGGCTCCCGCCGTTCGGTCTCGGCACGGCGCCGCTCGGCAACCTCTACGCCGAGGTGCCCGAAGCCGAGGCCGAGGCCGCCGTGGCGGCCGCCCTCGAAGCCGGCTGGACCTACCTGGACACGGCCCCGCACTACGGACTCGGCCTGGCCGAGGAGCGGCTCGGCCGCGCGCTCGCCGCGAGCGGCCTGCCGCGGGACCGGTACGTCCTCTCCACCAAGGTCGGCCGCCTCCTCGAACCGGCCGACCCGGGCGAGGAGTTGGAGCCGCAGGGCTTCGCCGCCGTACCGCGCCGCCGGCGGCGCCTGGACTACTCGGCGGACGGCGTGCGCCGCTCGCTGGACGAGTCGCTGGCCAGGCTGGGCGTGGACCGGGTGGACATCGTCTACGTCCACGACCCGGACACCCCCGAGCAGCAGCGCCAGGTCCGCGCCGAGGCCTATCCGGCGCTGGCCCGGCTGCGCGAGGAGGGCGTCGTCGGGGCGGTCGGCGTCGGGATGAACTTCACCGAGCCGCTGGCCGGATTCGTCCGCGACCTCGATCTGGACCTGATCCTGCTGGCCGGCCGGCACACCCTGCTGGACCGCTCGGCGCTGCGCGAGGGCCTGCTGGAGCTGTGCGCCGAGCGCGGCACCGGCGTGGTGGTCGGCGGGGCGTTCAACTCCGGCCTGCTGGCCGACCCGCGGCCCGGGGCGACCTTCGACTACCAGCCCGCCGACGGCGAACTGGTCGAGGAGGCGCGGCGGTTGGCGCGCGCCTGCGAGGCGCACGGGGTGCCGCTGCCGGCCGCCGCGCTGGCCTACCCGGCCGGCCATCCGGCGGTGGTCTCGGTGCTGGTGGGCTGCCGGACGGCGGCGGAGGTGGCGGCCAACGCCGGGCACGCGGCCACCCCGATCCCCGCCGGACTCCGCCGCGAACTGGGCTTCTACACCCCGTAG
- a CDS encoding SDR family NAD(P)-dependent oxidoreductase, translating into MTEAATSATSAEPADSAEPADAAGRDFLGLSALVTGGGSGIGLAVANLLAARGARVTVLDRDEKALAGLPGRLSGRVCDVTDDASVRAAVGTLDGLDVLVNNAGIGAAGTVADNSDEEWHRVLDVNVLGIVRVTRAALPLLRASRHAAVVNTCSIAATAGLPQRALYSASKGAVYSLTLAMAADHLREGIRVNCVNPGTADTPWVGRLLDAAEDPAAERAALEARQPHGRLVSAEEVAGAIAYLASPLSGSTSGTSLAVDGGMQGLRLRPAPTSAPAPAAAPAPTSAPVSAPPRQER; encoded by the coding sequence ATGACCGAGGCAGCCACGTCCGCCACCTCCGCCGAGCCCGCCGACTCCGCCGAGCCCGCCGACGCCGCCGGCCGGGACTTCCTCGGCCTCTCCGCCCTGGTGACCGGCGGCGGCTCCGGTATCGGCCTCGCCGTCGCGAACCTGCTGGCGGCCCGCGGGGCCCGGGTCACCGTTCTGGACCGGGACGAGAAGGCCCTGGCCGGCCTGCCCGGCCGGCTCTCCGGCCGGGTCTGCGACGTCACCGACGACGCCTCCGTGCGGGCCGCCGTCGGCACCCTGGACGGCCTCGACGTGCTGGTCAACAACGCCGGCATCGGCGCCGCCGGCACCGTCGCCGACAACTCCGACGAGGAGTGGCACCGGGTGCTCGACGTCAACGTCCTGGGCATCGTCCGGGTCACCCGGGCCGCGCTGCCGCTGCTCCGCGCCTCCCGGCACGCCGCCGTCGTCAACACCTGCAGCATCGCCGCCACCGCCGGGCTGCCGCAGCGGGCGCTCTACTCGGCCAGCAAGGGGGCGGTGTACTCGCTCACCCTGGCGATGGCCGCGGACCACCTCCGGGAGGGCATCCGGGTCAACTGCGTCAACCCCGGTACGGCGGACACCCCGTGGGTGGGACGGCTGCTGGACGCCGCCGAGGACCCGGCCGCCGAGCGGGCGGCGCTGGAGGCCCGCCAGCCGCACGGCCGGCTGGTCTCCGCCGAGGAGGTGGCGGGCGCCATCGCGTACCTCGCCTCCCCGCTCTCCGGCTCCACCTCCGGCACCTCGCTGGCGGTGGACGGCGGGATGCAGGGCCTCCGCCTCCGCCCCGCGCCCACGTCCGCCCCCGCGCCCGCGGCCGCCCCCGCGCCCACGTCCGCCCCCGTGTCCGCGCCCCCGCGCCAGGAGCGCTGA
- a CDS encoding enolase C-terminal domain-like protein — MRITGFDTVDLRFPTSRELDGSDAMNKDPDYSAAYLVLRTDDPDTPAGYGFAFTIGRGNDVQTAAIDSLRGHLVGRDARELFAAIGDFNRELLNDSQLRWLGPEKGVIHMAVSAVLNAVWDLYARHERKPLWRLLSDLAPERLVDCVDFRYLEDALTPDQALEILHAARENPARDARERALLARGYPAYTTSPGWLGYSDEKLVRLSRQAVADGFEMIKLKVGDDLADDRRRMSLARAAVGPDLPIAVDANQRWGSAEAIRWMTALAEFRPYWIEEPTSPDDVLAHAAVRRALAEAGTGILVATGEHVHNRVMFKQYLQAGALDVMQIDAARVGGVNENIANLLLAARFGVPVCPHAGGVGLCELVQHLSMFDYLAVSGSQDGRRIEYVDHLHEHFTDPVVLENGRYRAPLTPGSGARIHERTLAEYRYPDGPVWAAELAGSAQPAADPTAEPSEATA, encoded by the coding sequence TTGCGCATAACCGGCTTCGACACCGTCGACCTCCGCTTCCCCACCTCCCGCGAGCTCGACGGCTCGGACGCGATGAACAAGGACCCGGACTACTCCGCGGCCTACCTGGTCCTCCGCACCGACGACCCGGACACCCCGGCCGGCTACGGCTTCGCCTTCACCATCGGCCGCGGCAACGACGTCCAGACGGCCGCCATCGACTCCCTCCGCGGCCACCTCGTCGGCCGCGACGCCCGCGAACTCTTCGCCGCCATCGGGGATTTCAACCGCGAGCTGCTCAACGACAGCCAACTCCGCTGGCTCGGCCCGGAGAAGGGCGTCATCCACATGGCGGTCTCCGCCGTCCTCAACGCCGTCTGGGACCTCTACGCCCGGCACGAGCGCAAGCCGCTCTGGCGGCTCCTCTCCGACCTCGCTCCGGAGCGGCTCGTCGACTGCGTCGACTTCCGCTACCTGGAGGACGCCCTCACCCCCGACCAGGCCCTGGAGATCCTCCACGCGGCCCGCGAGAACCCCGCCCGGGACGCCCGCGAGCGCGCCCTTCTCGCCCGCGGCTACCCCGCGTACACGACCTCCCCGGGCTGGCTCGGGTACAGCGACGAGAAGCTGGTGCGGCTCAGCCGCCAGGCCGTCGCCGACGGGTTCGAGATGATCAAGCTCAAGGTCGGCGACGACCTCGCGGACGACCGCCGCCGGATGTCCCTCGCCCGCGCCGCCGTCGGCCCGGACCTGCCCATCGCCGTCGACGCCAACCAGCGCTGGGGCAGCGCCGAGGCGATCCGCTGGATGACCGCGCTCGCCGAGTTCCGCCCGTACTGGATCGAGGAGCCGACCAGCCCGGACGACGTCCTGGCGCACGCCGCCGTCCGCCGCGCCCTCGCCGAGGCCGGCACCGGCATCCTGGTCGCCACCGGCGAACACGTCCACAATCGGGTGATGTTCAAGCAGTACCTCCAGGCCGGAGCGCTGGACGTGATGCAGATCGACGCGGCCCGGGTCGGCGGGGTCAACGAGAACATCGCCAACCTGCTGCTCGCCGCCCGTTTCGGCGTGCCGGTCTGCCCGCACGCCGGCGGGGTCGGCCTGTGCGAACTGGTCCAGCACCTCTCGATGTTCGACTACCTGGCCGTCTCGGGCAGCCAGGACGGGCGCCGGATCGAGTACGTGGACCACCTCCATGAGCACTTCACCGATCCGGTCGTCCTCGAGAACGGACGCTACCGGGCGCCACTGACACCCGGCTCCGGCGCCAGGATCCACGAGCGCACCCTCGCCGAGTACCGCTACCCGGACGGCCCCGTCTGGGCCGCCGAACTCGCCGGCTCCGCCCAGCCCGCCGCCGACCCCACCGCCGAGCCTTCGGAGGCCACCGCATGA
- a CDS encoding FadR/GntR family transcriptional regulator produces MSVTDEAIARIREMIAGGDLKPGDRLPKEADLAAMLGLSRNSLREAVRALSLIHVLDVRQGDGTYVTGLEPERLLEAVGFMVELRHDSSLLEVFEVRRMLEPAATAKAAERVTAEQLAELERLVDAAEASSTAAELVECDMEFHRVIVEAADNQVLAALLVQLSSPTVRARVWRGLTEDDALSRTLAEHRAIVSALRARRADLAHACALVHIAGVEEWLRASVAAGGE; encoded by the coding sequence GTGTCGGTCACGGATGAGGCGATCGCCCGGATCCGGGAGATGATCGCCGGTGGCGACCTGAAGCCGGGCGACCGCCTGCCCAAGGAGGCCGACCTGGCCGCGATGCTCGGGCTGTCCCGCAACTCGCTGCGCGAGGCGGTGCGCGCGCTGTCGCTGATCCACGTGCTGGACGTGCGGCAGGGCGACGGCACCTACGTCACCGGCCTGGAGCCGGAGCGGCTGCTGGAGGCCGTCGGCTTCATGGTGGAGCTCCGGCACGACAGCTCGCTCCTCGAGGTCTTCGAGGTCCGCCGGATGCTGGAGCCGGCGGCGACGGCGAAGGCCGCAGAACGCGTCACCGCCGAGCAGCTCGCCGAGCTGGAGCGGCTGGTCGACGCGGCGGAGGCGAGCAGCACGGCGGCCGAACTGGTCGAGTGCGACATGGAGTTCCACCGGGTCATCGTCGAGGCCGCGGACAACCAAGTGCTGGCCGCGCTGCTGGTCCAGCTGAGCTCGCCGACGGTGCGCGCGAGGGTCTGGCGCGGCCTCACCGAGGACGACGCCCTTTCCCGCACCCTCGCCGAGCACCGCGCCATCGTCTCCGCGCTGCGCGCCCGCCGTGCGGACCTGGCGCACGCCTGCGCCCTCGTCCACATCGCCGGCGTCGAGGAGTGGCTCCGCGCGTCGGTTGCCGCAGGCGGCGAGTAG
- a CDS encoding ABC transporter ATP-binding protein, which translates to MYKLSGVTKTYQRGKGTVHALNGLDLVIEDGEQLVIQGPTGGGKSTLLQMLGALDRPTSGMVELDGHDLGTLPEARLTRVRSETIGFVFQGFNLIPTLNAQENVEAALAPMGVKSADRRRRAADALASVGLGERLTHLPAELSGGQQQRVAIARALVKEPKVLLADEPTGNLDEETRDEIMALLNDLWESRGLTFVIVTHDTAIARAAKRVATLRKGKLV; encoded by the coding sequence ATGTACAAACTCAGCGGAGTAACCAAGACCTATCAGCGCGGCAAGGGCACGGTGCACGCGCTGAACGGACTCGACCTGGTCATCGAGGACGGTGAGCAGCTCGTCATCCAGGGCCCGACCGGCGGCGGCAAGTCCACACTGCTGCAGATGCTCGGCGCCCTCGACCGGCCGACCTCCGGCATGGTCGAACTCGACGGCCACGACCTCGGCACCCTCCCCGAGGCCAGACTCACCCGGGTCCGCTCGGAGACGATCGGCTTCGTCTTCCAGGGGTTCAACCTGATCCCGACCCTCAACGCGCAGGAGAACGTCGAGGCCGCGCTCGCCCCGATGGGCGTGAAGTCCGCCGACCGGCGGCGACGGGCCGCGGACGCGCTGGCCTCCGTCGGCCTCGGCGAGCGCCTCACCCACCTCCCGGCCGAGCTCTCCGGCGGCCAGCAGCAGCGGGTGGCGATCGCGCGGGCACTGGTGAAGGAGCCGAAGGTGCTCCTCGCCGACGAGCCCACGGGCAACCTGGACGAGGAGACCAGGGACGAGATCATGGCCCTGCTGAACGACCTCTGGGAGTCCAGGGGGCTGACCTTCGTCATCGTCACCCACGACACCGCGATCGCCCGGGCCGCGAAGCGGGTGGCGACCCTGCGGAAGGGGAAGCTGGTGTGA
- a CDS encoding ABC transporter permease, producing the protein MFFTYLRRELRRRRKAALVVAMGLALGIGLVITVTSVSAGMNKAQSQVLHNLYGLGTDITVTKAATADQQGGQGPQRFQFSHSGSGTSDSSQDRLRVAGGTGTLSKSQLASIARQSGVASAVGGLSLTDIKFNGSFTFKGGSAGTSGGFGGTRGLGGGEGGGSGSGRAAPPSGSAGFNLDSFTVSGVDTSNLALGPLSSSKITSGEDFTTAQSASAVAVVDSAYAKTKSLKTGSTVTLAGTRFTVIGIATADSGAASSNVYIPLAEAQKLSSNTGAVSTVYVKATSSQQISAVKAAIQKNVTGTTVTTSADMASEVSGSLSTAASLATSLGKWLSVAVLAAAFLVAALLTSAAVNRRVREFGTLKALGWRSRRVIGQVMGEAVVNGLIGGVLGIVLGLAAAYAITAVSPTLSATAGGAAAGQGGAGQGGRFGGAGGFGGGGGFGGFRRAAEQAVTVHLTAPVTIGAILLAVLLAVAGGLVAGGFGGWRASRLRPADALRRIE; encoded by the coding sequence ATGTTCTTCACCTACCTGCGGCGTGAACTGCGCCGCCGACGCAAGGCGGCACTCGTCGTCGCCATGGGCCTGGCCCTCGGCATCGGCCTGGTCATCACGGTGACCTCGGTGTCCGCCGGGATGAACAAGGCGCAGAGCCAGGTGCTCCACAACCTCTACGGCCTCGGCACGGACATCACCGTCACCAAGGCGGCCACCGCCGACCAGCAGGGCGGCCAGGGGCCCCAGCGTTTCCAGTTCTCCCACTCCGGCTCCGGCACCAGCGACAGCAGCCAGGACCGGCTGCGGGTGGCCGGCGGGACCGGCACCCTGAGCAAGTCCCAACTCGCCTCCATCGCGCGGCAGTCCGGGGTGGCCTCGGCGGTCGGTGGACTCTCGCTCACCGACATCAAGTTCAACGGCTCGTTCACCTTCAAGGGCGGCAGCGCCGGCACCTCCGGCGGCTTCGGCGGGACCCGCGGCCTCGGCGGCGGCGAGGGCGGCGGCTCCGGCAGCGGCCGCGCGGCCCCGCCCTCCGGCTCGGCCGGCTTCAACCTGGACTCCTTCACCGTCTCCGGCGTGGACACCTCCAACCTCGCGCTGGGCCCCCTGAGTTCCTCGAAGATCACCAGCGGTGAGGACTTCACCACGGCCCAGTCCGCCTCCGCGGTGGCCGTGGTGGACAGCGCCTACGCCAAGACCAAGAGCCTCAAGACCGGCTCCACGGTCACCCTCGCCGGTACCCGGTTCACCGTGATCGGCATCGCCACCGCCGACTCCGGCGCCGCCAGCTCCAACGTCTACATCCCACTGGCCGAGGCGCAGAAGCTGTCGTCCAACACCGGCGCCGTCTCCACCGTCTATGTGAAGGCGACCAGCTCGCAGCAGATCTCCGCGGTCAAGGCGGCGATCCAGAAGAACGTCACCGGGACCACCGTCACCACCTCCGCCGACATGGCCTCCGAGGTCTCCGGCTCCCTCTCCACCGCCGCCAGCCTGGCCACCAGCCTCGGCAAGTGGCTCTCCGTCGCGGTGCTGGCGGCGGCCTTCCTGGTGGCCGCGCTCCTCACCTCGGCCGCGGTCAACCGGCGCGTCCGCGAGTTCGGCACCCTCAAGGCGCTGGGCTGGCGCAGCCGCCGGGTGATCGGCCAGGTGATGGGCGAGGCCGTGGTGAACGGCCTGATCGGCGGGGTGCTGGGGATCGTCCTGGGCCTGGCCGCGGCGTACGCGATCACCGCGGTGTCGCCGACGCTGAGCGCCACCGCCGGCGGTGCCGCCGCCGGCCAGGGCGGCGCAGGTCAGGGCGGCCGCTTCGGCGGCGCCGGTGGCTTCGGCGGCGGGGGCGGCTTCGGCGGGTTCCGCCGGGCCGCCGAGCAGGCGGTGACCGTGCACCTCACCGCACCGGTGACGATCGGCGCCATCCTCCTCGCCGTGCTCCTCGCGGTGGCGGGCGGGCTGGTCGCGGGCGGCTTCGGCGGATGGCGGGCCTCCCGGCTGCGCCCGGCGGACGCACTCCGCCGGATCGAGTAG
- a CDS encoding PASTA domain-containing protein: MTVPHLIGMRLGEAQWLGVEMSLVVLRADGSPAGDENDWVVDQTPSSGRSVARSTVVTVFTRNSPPGEGGVREPRRPLPGPGGVQQEAPIPSPTPPLPETGDLPPDPLAPQAL, translated from the coding sequence GTGACCGTGCCGCATCTGATCGGCATGCGGCTGGGCGAGGCGCAGTGGCTCGGGGTGGAGATGAGCCTGGTCGTGCTGCGGGCGGACGGGTCGCCCGCGGGGGACGAGAACGACTGGGTCGTCGATCAGACGCCGTCCTCCGGGCGGTCGGTGGCGCGGTCCACGGTGGTGACGGTGTTCACTCGGAACTCCCCTCCCGGGGAGGGCGGGGTCCGCGAGCCGCGGCGGCCGCTGCCGGGGCCCGGCGGCGTGCAGCAGGAGGCGCCGATCCCCTCCCCCACTCCGCCCCTTCCCGAGACCGGGGACCTGCCCCCGGACCCGCTGGCCCCGCAGGCGCTGTAA